In Prochlorococcus marinus str. MIT 1214, one DNA window encodes the following:
- a CDS encoding carbamoyltransferase C-terminal domain-containing protein, which produces MNILGVYDGHNANAALVSNGNIIAAVEEERFSRVKNHTGIPINSIKYCLEVSGNNIDAVAFAFEDPNLLHKRATNSYFKSIQNGFIERLNCDNIYGKKITPYDVLMYPLHYQSNRKNTIIDKLSSLGIDSNIPLYYVPHHLAHASSAYYKSPYDDCLIVTLDGKGDDLCGLIGTGLHGKIKQQETTNYIYSICIIYTLVTSICGFKPVRHEGKITGLAALGKPDKSLIEAFKKITYTKNGKWYGTLDYLNKLGPYPHVMRNENFELIRKTIEGVSSTWDTKDLAATVQKYFEDEITSYIDFHMKEKNKKSLVLAGGAFANVKLNQAIYELNSVKEIHIHPAMTDSGLGLGAALMMANNTEKRESYSINPLSNAFLGPDYSELKITETLSKYNVNYNQPININQEIATQLYNGKIVARFNGRLEYGPRALGNRSILFQTTDITANDWLNKKLKRTEFMPFAPVTLEEFFYECYEDNSKEINTYQFMTITVNCSEKMKNQSPAVVHVDGTARPQIVNKSNNPGLFSILTYYYKLSGIPSLINTSFNPHEEPIVCSPDDALKAFIDCKLDFLQIGPFLVEAEHNK; this is translated from the coding sequence ATGAATATATTAGGGGTTTATGATGGACATAATGCTAATGCTGCATTAGTTTCAAATGGGAATATCATTGCAGCCGTCGAAGAAGAGAGATTTTCGAGAGTTAAAAACCATACTGGGATTCCTATTAATTCAATTAAATATTGCTTGGAAGTTTCTGGAAATAATATAGATGCTGTAGCTTTTGCATTTGAAGATCCTAATCTTTTACATAAAAGAGCTACAAATTCCTATTTTAAAAGCATTCAAAATGGATTTATTGAAAGATTAAATTGCGATAATATATATGGAAAAAAAATTACACCATATGATGTTTTAATGTATCCTTTGCATTATCAAAGTAATAGAAAAAATACAATAATTGATAAACTTTCTTCGCTTGGAATTGATAGTAATATTCCCTTATATTATGTTCCTCACCATCTGGCACATGCTAGTTCTGCCTATTATAAATCACCTTATGATGATTGTTTAATTGTTACTCTAGATGGTAAAGGTGATGATTTATGTGGATTAATAGGTACTGGTTTGCATGGGAAGATAAAACAACAAGAAACAACTAATTATATATATTCAATATGCATTATATATACATTAGTTACTTCAATATGTGGTTTCAAACCTGTAAGGCATGAAGGTAAAATTACAGGTTTAGCAGCTTTAGGAAAACCTGACAAAAGCTTGATCGAAGCATTTAAAAAAATTACATATACAAAAAATGGTAAATGGTATGGAACCTTAGATTATTTAAATAAACTAGGTCCTTATCCGCATGTTATGAGAAATGAAAATTTTGAGCTAATAAGAAAAACTATAGAAGGAGTTTCAAGTACATGGGATACAAAGGATTTAGCAGCAACTGTTCAAAAGTATTTTGAAGATGAGATTACTTCTTATATAGATTTTCATATGAAAGAAAAAAACAAAAAATCACTTGTTTTAGCAGGAGGAGCTTTTGCTAATGTAAAACTTAACCAGGCTATTTACGAACTGAATTCGGTCAAAGAAATACATATCCATCCAGCCATGACTGATTCTGGATTAGGACTTGGAGCAGCATTAATGATGGCTAATAATACTGAAAAGAGAGAAAGCTATTCTATTAATCCATTATCGAATGCATTTTTAGGACCTGATTACTCAGAGTTAAAAATAACAGAGACTCTTTCTAAATATAATGTTAACTATAATCAACCAATTAATATAAATCAAGAAATAGCCACTCAACTTTATAATGGTAAAATTGTGGCAAGATTTAATGGTCGTTTAGAATATGGACCTCGAGCTTTAGGTAATCGATCAATTCTTTTTCAAACTACAGACATTACCGCAAATGATTGGTTAAATAAAAAATTAAAAAGAACTGAATTCATGCCATTCGCACCTGTTACTTTGGAGGAGTTTTTCTATGAATGTTATGAAGATAATTCTAAAGAAATAAATACTTACCAATTTATGACAATCACTGTAAATTGTTCAGAAAAAATGAAGAATCAGAGTCCTGCAGTGGTTCACGTAGATGGAACCGCAAGACCTCAAATAGTAAATAAATCTAATAATCCAGGGCTTTTTTCTATTCTCACTTATTATTATAAATTAAGTGGAATTCCAAGTTTAATTAATACATCCTTTAACCCTCATGAGGAGCCAATAGTATGTAGTCCTGATGATGCATTAAAAGCGTTTATTGATTGCAAGTTGGACTTCCTTCAAATCGGTCCATTTCTTGTTGAAGCTGAGCATAATAAATAA
- a CDS encoding shikimate dehydrogenase family protein, translating into MSKKYAAIIGLNPSEGARSPKLWNQVYREINADIEMICVDIKDPSLFNKSLNKLKDDKDFLGGCIAFPYKEKTAEYLGFANIDKVSRPIGSVNCLYRSKNGDLIGANTDGDAALSSFLSLTSNNQLQKILIAGLGGAGKAVATYISQEFIPKGTKVISTSRSNQKSFCQSIDVDWISWNTSKSFISDFDAFINCTTIGTGEQKNISPIDNKVVMNSKLRFVFDIIYDPSPTLLLKQSSAQNINTKGGLEMNLLQAVKAFNLVNKLKTNNDDVLKIMKTVN; encoded by the coding sequence ATGTCTAAAAAATATGCCGCGATTATCGGATTAAATCCGAGCGAAGGGGCGAGATCTCCAAAGCTATGGAATCAAGTATATAGAGAAATAAATGCTGATATAGAAATGATATGTGTTGATATTAAAGACCCATCATTATTCAACAAAAGCTTAAACAAGTTAAAGGATGATAAAGATTTCTTAGGTGGATGCATTGCCTTTCCTTACAAAGAAAAAACTGCTGAATATCTTGGATTTGCAAATATTGATAAAGTTTCTAGACCAATAGGTTCTGTTAACTGCCTTTATCGCTCAAAAAATGGTGATTTAATAGGGGCAAATACTGACGGAGATGCTGCTCTTTCATCATTCTTATCACTAACATCAAACAATCAACTACAAAAAATACTTATAGCTGGATTAGGAGGAGCAGGAAAAGCAGTAGCAACATATATTTCTCAAGAATTCATTCCAAAAGGAACTAAGGTAATTAGCACCTCCAGGTCAAATCAAAAAAGTTTTTGCCAAAGTATTGATGTTGATTGGATATCTTGGAATACATCAAAATCATTTATCTCTGACTTTGATGCATTTATAAACTGTACAACAATTGGGACTGGAGAACAAAAAAATATCTCACCAATTGATAATAAAGTTGTAATGAATTCAAAGCTAAGATTTGTATTCGATATAATTTATGATCCTTCGCCAACCCTTCTTCTTAAACAATCATCTGCTCAAAACATTAATACGAAAGGAGGTTTGGAAATGAATCTTCTACAGGCTGTTAAGGCATTTAATCTAGTCAATAAATTAAAAACAAACAATGATGATGTTTTAAAGATCATGAAGACTGTAAATTAA
- a CDS encoding 3-deoxy-7-phosphoheptulonate synthase yields the protein MIDNSTPGKDISLSDIQSKFPLASKKNHDHFSSFLIAGVQFGRGFCPVFAGPNMVESEKLIKDIAINVKNSGASFLRGGAFKPLTFPYRSTKYNESREKGIEWLDKAKSFAKIPVITEVMEEKFIPLISEVADILQIGTRNMQNYPLLTACAKTQKPIMLKRGFGCSLRDWLGAAEYLLIEGNKRIILCERGIVAPHTHRSSSRFLLDLQVVPAAQEFTHLPIITDPSHACFWRPWVSQLAKACVAVGSNGLMLEVHPDPPNAAVDPLQAINYLEFHDLMKDLKLIGEVCKTKVGT from the coding sequence ATGATTGATAATTCAACTCCTGGGAAGGATATATCCTTATCAGATATTCAATCAAAATTTCCATTAGCTTCTAAAAAAAACCATGATCATTTTTCATCATTCTTAATCGCAGGAGTGCAATTTGGTAGAGGTTTTTGCCCAGTTTTTGCTGGACCAAATATGGTTGAGTCTGAGAAATTGATAAAGGATATAGCAATAAATGTAAAAAATAGTGGTGCCTCATTTTTGAGAGGAGGTGCATTTAAGCCTTTAACCTTTCCATATAGATCCACAAAATATAATGAATCAAGAGAGAAAGGAATCGAATGGTTAGATAAAGCTAAATCATTTGCTAAAATCCCAGTAATAACAGAGGTAATGGAAGAAAAATTTATTCCTTTGATTTCGGAAGTTGCAGATATACTTCAAATAGGTACTAGGAATATGCAAAATTACCCATTATTAACTGCTTGTGCAAAAACTCAAAAGCCAATAATGCTTAAACGTGGATTTGGTTGTTCATTAAGAGATTGGCTTGGTGCCGCTGAATATTTGTTAATTGAGGGCAACAAAAGAATAATTCTTTGTGAAAGAGGTATTGTTGCACCACACACGCATCGCTCATCTTCAAGATTTTTATTAGATCTACAAGTTGTTCCAGCAGCTCAAGAATTTACACACCTACCAATTATCACAGATCCATCACATGCTTGTTTTTGGAGGCCTTGGGTAAGCCAGTTAGCAAAAGCTTGTGTTGCTGTTGGATCTAATGGATTAATGCTTGAAGTTCATCCGGATCCACCAAATGCCGCCGTTGATCCTTTGCAAGCTATAAATTATTTAGAATTTCATGATTTAATGAAAGATTTAAAATTAATTGGTGAGGTTTGTAAGACAAAAGTAGGAACTTGA
- a CDS encoding tetratricopeptide repeat protein: MKGSDEQENEKRNVNEVKTFSVPFALEAIKDNISITTNTPSSPSKPSKEQIIKQAFEFHSQGNISEASKYYQYFIQQGFKDYRVFSNYGVILNDNGKSEEAEKLQREAIKINPNFAEAYYNLGIILKDLGNLKEAELSTRKAIQIDPNFAEAYYNLGSILKDLCNLKEAELSTRKAIQILPNYAEAHLNLGIILKDLGRLEDAELSARKAIELGPDFAEAHCNLGNILIAMDKSDEAEVYMRKAIKIKPNFAEAYSSLGNILINMDKLIDAKSSIRKAIKLNPNFAEAHCSLGKIFADLGKLQDAEMLYREAIKLKPDLAEAYHNLSHTLLKRKQFKEGFNKYEWRWKVKDLNLNIGNRLETNKPEWRPDKKGRVLLWAEQGIGDEVLYASLIPELIKIVDQLIIQTDIRLIPLFKRTFGNGVKYISRKESINENTYDYQIAMGSLPKILRSSLISFKKSKKFRLNVDQDKSKKYRSKLIGKTKRKIVGISWKSTAKHKNMGNRFISLEQFIKGIFLPNICFVSLQYGEVDKEIDFIKEKYGIVINQIKEIDNFNDIDKLSSLIFACDEIVSVSNITVNLAGAIGTKCYTLLDTNSNWRFGVNNNYCYWFPSLKLFRRVNYESWDKCLYEIKKEL; encoded by the coding sequence ATGAAGGGGTCAGATGAACAAGAGAATGAAAAACGGAATGTCAATGAAGTAAAAACATTTAGCGTTCCATTTGCTTTAGAAGCAATTAAAGACAATATTTCTATTACCACTAATACACCCTCAAGTCCATCTAAACCATCCAAAGAACAAATCATTAAACAGGCATTTGAATTTCATTCACAAGGAAATATTTCAGAAGCATCAAAATATTATCAATATTTTATTCAGCAAGGATTCAAAGATTACAGAGTTTTTTCTAATTATGGAGTCATATTGAATGATAATGGGAAATCAGAAGAGGCAGAAAAATTACAACGAGAAGCAATTAAAATCAACCCAAATTTCGCAGAAGCCTATTATAATCTAGGAATCATTTTAAAAGATCTCGGCAATTTAAAAGAAGCAGAATTATCAACTCGTAAAGCGATTCAAATCGACCCGAATTTCGCAGAAGCTTATTATAATCTAGGAAGCATTTTAAAAGATCTCTGCAATTTAAAAGAAGCAGAATTATCAACTCGTAAAGCTATTCAAATCCTTCCTAATTACGCTGAAGCGCATTTAAACTTAGGAATTATATTAAAAGATCTCGGAAGATTAGAAGATGCAGAATTGTCTGCTCGTAAAGCAATTGAATTGGGTCCTGATTTCGCAGAAGCCCATTGCAATTTAGGTAATATATTGATTGCTATGGACAAATCAGACGAAGCAGAAGTATATATGCGCAAAGCAATTAAAATCAAACCTAATTTCGCAGAAGCGTATTCCAGTTTAGGTAATATATTGATTAATATGGATAAATTAATCGATGCAAAATCATCAATAAGAAAAGCGATTAAACTGAATCCTAATTTCGCAGAAGCCCATTGCAGTCTAGGAAAGATATTTGCAGATCTTGGCAAATTACAAGACGCAGAAATGTTGTACCGTGAAGCAATTAAACTTAAACCTGACCTTGCAGAGGCATATCATAATCTTTCTCATACTCTTTTAAAAAGAAAGCAATTCAAAGAGGGATTTAATAAATATGAATGGAGATGGAAAGTTAAAGATTTAAATTTAAATATAGGAAATAGATTAGAAACAAATAAACCAGAATGGCGACCTGATAAGAAAGGAAGAGTATTATTATGGGCAGAGCAAGGTATTGGAGATGAGGTATTATATGCTTCTTTAATACCTGAATTAATAAAAATAGTTGATCAACTAATCATTCAAACTGACATAAGATTAATTCCTCTTTTTAAAAGAACATTTGGTAATGGAGTCAAATACATATCTAGAAAAGAGTCAATTAATGAAAATACATATGACTATCAAATTGCAATGGGATCCTTACCTAAAATACTACGAAGTTCCTTGATTAGCTTCAAAAAATCAAAAAAATTTAGACTTAATGTTGATCAAGATAAATCTAAAAAATACAGATCTAAATTAATCGGAAAGACAAAAAGAAAAATTGTAGGTATTTCTTGGAAATCAACAGCAAAACACAAGAATATGGGTAATAGATTTATTTCACTAGAGCAATTCATCAAGGGAATTTTTTTACCGAATATTTGTTTTGTTTCTCTACAATATGGAGAAGTAGATAAAGAAATAGATTTTATTAAAGAAAAATACGGAATTGTGATCAATCAAATTAAAGAAATTGATAATTTCAATGATATTGATAAGCTTTCGTCTTTGATCTTTGCCTGTGATGAAATTGTTTCTGTCTCAAATATAACAGTTAATTTGGCAGGAGCGATAGGTACTAAATGTTATACACTTCTTGATACGAATTCTAATTGGAGATTTGGGGTCAATAATAATTACTGCTATTGGTTCCCATCCCTTAAATTATTTAGACGAGTAAATTACGAGAGCTGGGATAAATGTTTATATGAGATAAAGAAAGAACTATAA
- a CDS encoding acylneuraminate cytidylyltransferase family protein — MKSLIIIPARSGSSRVKNKNMAMIKGKPLIYYSIKSSLQIESTTTIVSTNSPEIANYSVSLGAKVPFLRPEKLSNSTSTSISVIIHTLTELMKNNLEIPEVIIFKPPTNPLLSSTSIKDMLNLKRNNRNIDSVMSIQVPRVSALNHLYFSESSKRIKTQIYDINGTRLYDNERSQDQPRSYANSPACKITETDYFIKNYIEKQIDIEKCSGPTFNYKSALGYLINKLEAYDIDTNDDLEMIKMIVNSDMISREKDFFNHI; from the coding sequence ATGAAATCACTAATAATTATTCCAGCTAGGAGCGGTTCAAGTAGGGTAAAAAATAAAAATATGGCAATGATCAAAGGGAAACCACTAATTTATTACTCAATTAAATCATCTCTTCAAATTGAAAGTACAACTACAATAGTCAGTACAAATTCACCCGAAATTGCAAATTATTCTGTATCATTAGGAGCAAAAGTCCCCTTCTTGAGACCAGAAAAACTATCCAATTCAACAAGTACCTCAATATCTGTAATAATACATACATTAACTGAACTCATGAAAAATAATTTAGAAATACCTGAGGTAATTATATTTAAGCCTCCAACTAATCCACTACTTTCATCAACTTCAATAAAAGATATGCTCAACTTAAAAAGGAATAATCGTAATATTGATTCAGTTATGAGTATACAAGTGCCAAGAGTTAGTGCACTTAATCATCTTTATTTTTCGGAATCAAGTAAAAGAATAAAGACCCAAATATATGATATAAATGGTACTAGATTGTATGATAATGAACGAAGTCAGGATCAACCAAGATCATATGCAAATTCACCCGCATGTAAAATAACAGAAACAGATTATTTCATCAAAAACTACATTGAAAAACAAATTGATATAGAGAAATGCTCTGGTCCTACCTTTAACTATAAAAGTGCTTTAGGTTACTTGATAAACAAACTAGAAGCATATGATATTGATACAAATGATGATTTAGAAATGATTAAAATGATTGTAAATTCAGATATGATTTCAAGAGAAAAGGACTTCTTTAATCATATTTGA
- a CDS encoding glycosyltransferase, whose protein sequence is MNELCSIIIRTRNEEEWITKCLEAVYSQSYKNIEVIIVDNSSNDSTIARCKEYPVKIINIDKFFPGKALNLGIKYSKGKFISCLSAHCVPTNENWLQKLLEPLDNRSVAGAYGRQEPTKNSKDIDKRDLLLVFGLDSYLQSKDSFFHNANSAFRKEIWEKFPFCINSTNIEDRLWGEKVIQSGYKIAYVAEASVYHWHGIHHQLNPERAQNIVRILDNIPRLKTKNIVNYVKHSCYCIVPVRCENLNSLNLKLLEKTISILKECKLINKIILSTDNISHRELANRLNINIIIRPKELSDPKASLEDVLSFTLKSIELEGDFCDSIAVAEIIYPFRESGIIDAIVKTMIDQSLDTIFASWKESRATWFGENENLSMLGGTSWVIPLGQRHGEIVTSLIGYFTITKPMHVRDHTIFKGNISTHSITKRNSTLVCRNDRELNELIDIVKDSIE, encoded by the coding sequence ATGAATGAATTATGCTCCATTATTATAAGGACGAGAAATGAAGAGGAATGGATTACCAAATGTTTAGAAGCTGTTTATAGTCAGTCTTACAAAAATATTGAAGTAATAATAGTCGATAACTCTTCAAACGATTCGACAATAGCTCGTTGCAAGGAATATCCTGTCAAGATTATCAATATTGACAAGTTTTTCCCAGGAAAGGCTCTTAATCTAGGAATAAAATATTCAAAAGGAAAATTTATAAGTTGCTTGAGCGCACATTGTGTACCAACAAATGAGAATTGGCTACAAAAACTTTTAGAGCCACTTGATAATAGATCAGTTGCAGGTGCCTATGGGAGACAAGAACCTACAAAAAACAGTAAAGATATTGATAAGAGGGATTTACTTTTAGTTTTTGGATTAGATAGTTATCTTCAATCTAAAGACTCGTTCTTTCATAATGCAAATAGTGCTTTTAGAAAGGAAATTTGGGAGAAATTTCCTTTCTGTATTAATTCTACCAATATTGAGGATAGGCTGTGGGGTGAAAAAGTAATACAAAGTGGCTATAAAATTGCTTATGTGGCAGAAGCAAGTGTTTATCATTGGCATGGTATACATCACCAATTAAATCCAGAGCGTGCACAAAATATAGTAAGAATCTTAGATAACATTCCTCGATTAAAAACAAAAAATATTGTTAACTATGTGAAACACTCATGTTATTGTATCGTCCCAGTAAGATGCGAAAATCTTAATAGTCTGAATCTTAAACTATTAGAAAAAACTATTTCTATTTTGAAGGAATGTAAGTTAATAAATAAAATAATATTATCAACTGATAATATCAGTCATAGAGAACTAGCCAATAGATTAAATATAAATATAATAATAAGACCAAAAGAGCTATCAGATCCTAAGGCATCTTTAGAAGATGTTTTGTCATTCACTTTGAAAAGTATCGAGTTAGAAGGAGATTTTTGTGACTCTATAGCAGTCGCTGAAATAATATATCCATTTAGGGAAAGTGGAATTATTGATGCAATTGTTAAAACAATGATTGATCAATCATTAGACACAATTTTTGCCAGTTGGAAAGAGTCTAGAGCAACTTGGTTTGGAGAAAATGAAAATTTAAGTATGCTTGGGGGCACTTCTTGGGTAATACCTTTAGGTCAAAGACATGGAGAAATAGTAACGTCGTTGATTGGCTATTTTACAATTACAAAGCCTATGCATGTTCGTGATCATACTATTTTTAAGGGGAATATTAGTACTCACTCAATCACCAAGAGAAACTCTACTCTCGTTTGCAGGAATGATAGAGAACTTAATGAGCTAATTGATATAGTTAAAGATAGTATAGAATAA
- a CDS encoding Gfo/Idh/MocA family protein yields the protein MKIGIIGLGRVYKHYEKNFIPSLLKDDHSLYLFDSNIGKMDSLKITYNCKKLLSINEIIANKVDFAIIATPSGSHYEITKRLLSNGINVLTEKPATMTEYELSELISLAEKASLKYGVIFQNRLNPAIKIVKRLVDNNHLGDVKICSIKLHWCRFQNYYDDDWHGTWKMDGGVINQQAIHHLDAMQWINGPFYSVVASASNQINKLEAEDTMMALVKFRSGSVGTIEASTAIRPVDKEASIFISGTYGFIKVGGIALNKINDFNLRGLDKSTETLLSKASINVDSGYGTSHKEVIYDFIKSIQLDRAPIIPASSVIETVRSVHSLYKSAETNSWINLEKNISSSRLGK from the coding sequence ATGAAAATTGGTATTATTGGTCTTGGTAGGGTATATAAGCATTATGAAAAAAACTTTATCCCGAGTTTATTAAAAGACGACCATTCACTATATCTTTTTGACTCAAATATAGGAAAGATGGATTCTTTAAAAATAACTTATAATTGCAAGAAACTTCTATCAATTAATGAGATTATTGCTAATAAAGTTGACTTTGCAATTATAGCAACCCCATCAGGATCGCATTATGAAATTACAAAAAGACTCCTAAGTAATGGCATTAATGTATTAACTGAAAAGCCGGCTACAATGACTGAGTATGAGCTAAGCGAACTTATAAGTCTTGCTGAAAAAGCATCTCTTAAATATGGAGTGATTTTTCAAAATCGATTGAACCCTGCGATCAAAATTGTTAAAAGACTTGTTGATAATAACCACCTAGGTGATGTAAAAATCTGCTCTATTAAACTTCATTGGTGCCGGTTTCAAAATTACTATGATGATGATTGGCATGGAACCTGGAAAATGGATGGAGGAGTTATTAATCAACAAGCGATACATCACTTAGATGCAATGCAGTGGATTAATGGCCCATTCTATTCAGTTGTAGCCTCTGCTTCTAATCAAATAAATAAACTAGAAGCTGAAGATACAATGATGGCTTTAGTTAAATTTAGATCTGGTTCTGTTGGAACTATTGAGGCTTCCACCGCAATTCGCCCAGTTGACAAAGAAGCCTCTATATTTATTTCTGGTACATATGGATTTATTAAAGTTGGAGGTATTGCTTTGAACAAAATAAATGATTTTAATTTACGAGGTTTAGACAAATCAACAGAAACTCTTTTATCAAAAGCCTCTATTAATGTTGATTCAGGTTATGGAACATCTCATAAAGAAGTTATCTACGATTTCATAAAGTCAATTCAATTAGATCGAGCGCCTATTATTCCTGCATCATCTGTTATTGAAACGGTGCGATCAGTCCACTCGTTATACAAAAGCGCTGAGACCAATAGCTGGATAAATTTAGAGAAGAATATTTCATCATCTAGGTTAGGGAAATGA
- a CDS encoding class I SAM-dependent methyltransferase, whose translation MYENYRSEDFRKETPDEYFDRIINYDSKHSENYHKTNWIREKLKEEWEPNNILDIGSGGGVLLHTLGEIYKNASLFGVEPTPNFADLASRRTRAEIKNDYFKGKPFKNKVFELITCCQVLEHVEDLQEFLLDISNSLAIGGYVYIEVPDISDFNELPLDHSRFSEPSHLWYFSSEFLTKYFESYGFQKQVDTVKKTVRNRNNLMILMKKISE comes from the coding sequence ATGTATGAAAATTATCGTTCAGAAGATTTTAGAAAAGAGACGCCTGATGAATATTTTGACCGCATAATAAATTATGATTCTAAACATAGTGAAAACTATCACAAAACTAATTGGATAAGAGAAAAATTAAAAGAAGAATGGGAACCAAATAACATACTTGATATTGGTTCTGGAGGCGGCGTTCTCCTGCATACTTTAGGGGAGATATACAAAAACGCTTCATTGTTTGGAGTAGAACCTACTCCAAACTTTGCTGATCTTGCATCAAGAAGAACTAGAGCAGAAATTAAGAATGATTATTTCAAAGGGAAACCTTTTAAGAATAAAGTTTTTGAATTAATAACTTGTTGTCAAGTTCTTGAGCACGTAGAAGATCTTCAAGAATTTTTATTAGATATAAGCAATTCACTTGCTATTGGTGGATATGTTTATATCGAAGTTCCAGATATAAGTGACTTTAATGAGCTACCTCTCGATCACTCAAGGTTTAGTGAACCTTCTCATCTTTGGTATTTCTCTTCAGAATTTTTAACGAAATACTTTGAATCTTATGGTTTTCAAAAGCAAGTGGATACAGTAAAAAAAACTGTAAGAAATAGGAATAATTTAATGATTCTGATGAAAAAAATTAGTGAATAA